Proteins co-encoded in one Amblyraja radiata isolate CabotCenter1 chromosome 24, sAmbRad1.1.pri, whole genome shotgun sequence genomic window:
- the LOC116987070 gene encoding coagulation factor X-like isoform X2, translating to MNMNARVKSREVIILLYLCGQVNCLFVQKPVANSFLSRARRANAGLEELLGNDLQRECFEETCSKEEAREFFKDDQKTEDFWKRYKGSPMLENVPEEHGDHTKLALNSTLSTNTTEGGGGPTVSPPLEQAFSWSECDVKSILTLGRQILEMQEQVIECRRKLIDHKERLVNKVQNLLHHSAWSH from the exons ATGAACATGAATGCAAGGGTGAAAAGCAGAGAAGTCATCATCCTGCTTTACCTGTGTGGACAGGTGAACTGCT TGTTCGTGCAGAAGCCGGTGGCCAACAGCTTCCTGTCGCGGGCGCGCAGAGCTAACGCGGGTCTGGAGGAGTTGCTAGGCAACGACCTGCAGAGGGAATGCTTCGAGGAGACGTGCTCCAAGGAAGAGGCCCGGGAGTTTTTCAAAGATGATCAAAAAACG GAGGACTTCTGGAAACGGTATAAAG GTTCCCCAATGCTGGAAAATGTTCCAGAGGAGCATGGTGACCATACCAAGCTAGCGCTGAACTCCACACTGTCGACAAACACCACAGAGGGAGGGGGCGGACCGACCGTGTCTCCTCCGCTTGAGCAGG CTTTCTCCTGGAGTGAATGTGACGTGAAGTCCATCCTCACGTTGGGAAGGCAAATCCTTGAAATGCAAGAGCAAGTCATCGAGTGTCGCCGGAAACTAATTGATCACAAAGAGAGACTGGTCAACAAAGTACAGAATCTCTTACACCATTCAGCCTGGTCGCAT TAg
- the c24h1orf74 gene encoding UPF0739 protein C1orf74 homolog gives MEAVRKEQLVFATQKSLRMNRKKGFSKSRCLQLAAEILAVDSGLKPSFLFDYCASNAEQIQNYVQELWKTGLLSEQLHVLSIQDNILITNLNRTIRHLERTLQGDGVPVIDVSLHRKTPQLAESWVTQQVEAQVDIIWKHLKSQVIHAEMSTPGVVTTSEIFSPEWNLCTVFGFLLGFPASYWFDFNQSFENCLGMTQLRAFSVSAICPRITENLKHRMYSFSVPENLYLDLQSMLETWRRNLQSDFNKQSSFSDLCISTEVVCLPGITL, from the coding sequence ATGGAGGCGGTCAGGAAGGAGCAACTGGTCTTTGCGACGCAGAAGTCTTTAAGGATGAACCGAAAGAAAGGTTTTTCTAAGTCTCGCTGCTTGCAGCTTGCCGCTGAAATCCTAGCTGTCGACTCCGGGCTGAAGCCTTCCTTCTTGTTTGATTATTGTGCATCAAATGCAGAACAGATCCAGAACTATGTCCAGGAGCTGTGGAAAACTGGGCTTCTCTCCGAACAACTACACGTCCTCAGCATACAAGACAACATCTTAATAACAAACTTGAACAGAACCATCAGACACTTGGAACGAACACTGCAGGGAGATGGTGTCCCAGTCATTGATGTTTCGTTGCACAGGAAGACACCACAACTGGCAGAGTCCTGGGTGACACAGCAAGTCGAGGCCCAGGTGGACATTATTTGGAAGCACCTGAAATCACAGGTAATTCACGCAGAGATGAGCACACCAGGTGTTGTTACCACCAGTGAGATTTTCTCACCCGAGTGGAATCTGTGTACTGTATTTGGGTTTCTCCTTGGCTTCCCTGCTTCATATTGGTTTGATTTTAACCAGAGTTTTGAGAACTGTCTGGGCATGACTCAACTTCGGGCTTTCTCTGTCTCTGCTATTTGTCCCAGAATCACTGAGAACCTTAAGCATCGGATGTACTCATTCAGTGTCCCCGAAAACCTTTATTTGGATTTACAGAGCATGCTGGAGACTTGGCGGAGGAATCTACAATCAGACTTTAACAAGCAGTCCTCATTCTCGGATCTCTGCATCTCCACAGAGGTAGTCTGTCTGCCGGGGATTACCCTGTAA
- the LOC116987072 gene encoding coagulation factor VII-like translates to MKNLPREKSLFGSLERECSEEICTYGEVQEIYKDESKTECFWNDYIHGRNSHVASLLRSGGEILRDQGKINALQRELRERKKKLLDLEDEFNLKVKQLFSQ, encoded by the exons ATGAAGAATCTTCCGAGAGAGAAATCTTTATTCGGGAGTCTGGAACGAGAGTGCTCAGAAGAAATTTGCACGTACGGAGAAGTCCAAGAGATTTATAAAGACGAAAGCAAAACA GAGTGTTTCTGGAACGACTACATCCACGGAC GTAATTCGCATGTGGCTTCTCTTCTGCGGTCCGGAGGGGAAATCCTCAGAGATCAAGGCAAGATCAACGCGCTTCAAAGGGAGCTCAGAGAAAGGAAGAAAAAACTGCTGGACTTGGAGGACGAGTTTAATCTCAAAGTTAAACAGTTGTTTTCACAGTAA
- the LOC116987070 gene encoding coagulation factor X-like isoform X1 produces MNMNARVKSREVIILLYLCGQVNCLFVQKPVANSFLSRARRANAGLEELLGNDLQRECFEETCSKEEAREFFKDDQKTEDFWKRYKGSPMLENVPEEHGDHTKLALNSTLSTNTTEGGGGPTVSPPLEQAFSWSECDVKSILTLGRQILEMQEQVIECRRKLIDHKERLVNKVQNLLHHSAWSH; encoded by the exons ATGAACATGAATGCAAGGGTGAAAAGCAGAGAAGTCATCATCCTGCTTTACCTGTGTGGACAGGTGAACTGCT TGTTCGTGCAGAAGCCGGTGGCCAACAGCTTCCTGTCGCGGGCGCGCAGAGCTAACGCGGGTCTGGAGGAGTTGCTAGGCAACGACCTGCAGAGGGAATGCTTCGAGGAGACGTGCTCCAAGGAAGAGGCCCGGGAGTTTTTCAAAGATGATCAAAAAACG GAGGACTTCTGGAAACGGTATAAAG GTTCCCCAATGCTGGAAAATGTTCCAGAGGAGCATGGTGACCATACCAAGCTAGCGCTGAACTCCACACTGTCGACAAACACCACAGAGGGAGGGGGCGGACCGACCGTGTCTCCTCCGCTTGAGCAGG CTTTCTCCTGGAGTGAATGTGACGTGAAGTCCATCCTCACGTTGGGAAGGCAAATCCTTGAAATGCAAGAGCAAGTCATCGAGTGTCGCCGGAAACTAATTGATCACAAAGAGAGACTGGTCAACAAAGTACAGAATCTCTTACACCATTCAGCCTGGTCGCATTGA